The DNA sequence AGCCGAATCGGTTCAAGTGGGGTCCCTTTGTGGTGCCAACAGACTCATTTCAAAGAACAAATAAAAACGAAAGTAACGCCTAAAGATGACTACAATTGGGAACTGTGCAACTTTTCACAcattataatattacaaaaacGAAGATCGATGCATGGAAAATCCCATAAATAAATCCAAACCattcatttatatattattattaaattaaattattcaaaCGTTAtaagaacaaaaaaataatacgtagacaagaaaatttattgttaatgaattgataattataaaataataactagCGTGCTATTAAGGCAGGGCTCAGGAGTTACGTACCGAGAAAAGCGGAAGCGTTGACGGGCGTTGATGTCTTGGGGTGGATCTTAGCGAACCAGGCCGGGACCACGTTGGACCGTCCGATAACACACATGTAACGGGCCTGGCCCAACATCGAAACCAGCAGCGACGTCAAAATCCCGAAACTAGCCCCGACTCCGATCACGTTCGAAGCCCATTTCCAGCCGTCCGATTGCCTACTGAATGCGGCCGCGAATGGAGCCTCTGCGTCGATCTGTAATAACAAGGCGCAAGGGCCATTTCGTCATTCggctataaaattaattaatatcttcttaaaattaaatcaaaaacaAATAAGGTGCTCTGTTCTGTTttcttttagtttatttttttttaattatgtaaattaatattttgtgtATTATTATTACCAAGTCGTACGGAAGAAGCTTGGACATAGATGCGGCCATTAAGCAGTAAAGGACGGTGACGATGATAACGGAGCCGGAAACTCCAATAGGGATGTCCTTGACCGGGTTACGAACCTCTTCCGCCATGGTAGAAACGGCGTCGTACCCGATGTAGCTAAGGTAAACCATGGCAGCTCCGTTGAAAACCCCTGAAACTCCATATGGGGAAAATCCAGATGGATGATGAATCGGGTCGGCGGGTTCAGTGAAGTTTTTCCAATCACCTTTCCAGAACCCAAGTACTATTACAAATAGTATGAACACAATATGAAGCGCCGTCAACACCATATTCAACATCGAGCTCTCTCTCGTACTGAAACAGAGCATTGAAAGAATCATCAAAACAGTCAGGAAGATGAAGAAACAGAACTATAAGAAAGATTGCTTTTTTATATGTATACCTGTAGCATATTACGAAGGTAACCATCAAAACGACGAGGACAGCGACGATATCTATTTCATTGAACCCATCGGGAAGACAGGCAACCACGATCCGCCATTTCGTGACAGGGACGCCGATGGCGGTACCCAAATAGGCCGTGAAGCCTCTGGCGACGGCAGCGTTTGACATGACATAGTCCATCACGAGATTAGCACCCGTTATGAAAGCCGCAAACTCGCCTAAGCAAAACAGAATcagttttaatattttcatttattgattcaTTTTCGGTGATGCATTacgaaaaaaaattgttttcagATGAAAAGGGTAGTGAGAAAACCACACCGAATGTGACGCGGAGGTAGCTGAAGGCACCGCCGGCGACGGGCATGTCGACGGCGAACTCTGTGTAGCAAAAGGCAGATAACAGAGCACAAACTCCAGCAATGGCGTAGGATAGAACAACAGCGGGACCGCAGTAGAGACGACTGGCTCGACCAGTGGTGACAAAAACACCGGCGCCGACCATGCCGCCGATTCCAAAACCGACGAGGTCGAACCACCTGAGGCTTTTGATCATGTTAGAACCAGACCGTGCTCTGACCTGGCTCATTTCTTCGTAAGAGGTGGAGACCGAGCCAGCCCGGCGGGCTAAACGGGCAGGGGTTTGGGTCAAAGCCCGAAAGTAGGTTCGGCAGCTGGAAAAAGACGAGCCCCGACTCTCCATTTCACTCTTTCGTTTTATCTAAAGTGAGTGACTGAGTGTAAAGTGAAGGGGCTTTGAGTTAGATTCGATGGGAAATATGAGAAGGAGAGAGTGGTTTTTATAAGGGAAGGGAATGGGAATGAAAAGGAGAGgagttaaagaaaaaaaaaaaaaagaatggccACTTTTTGAGAAGAggcttttttctctctttttaatttttttttttcacctcTGCTTTCTAGGGCCCctagaaaataaagataaataggCTTATAGCTTtcatagtattattattatgtatatatataataaagtaaAAATCCAACTCCACCAAAGCCAATCTTTAGGCTCTGTGTATTGGAATGGATATAGCTAGTAATTAGTGTCATTTTTCTATACCCCTCTTGAGCTGATCTTGAAATTTTGATTCCAAGAAAGATTATTGGCTTTGAGTCAgaaacctttttttttcttttccttttttaagTCAATTGGGTTTTCGATCGGTCTTAAATAATGAGTATATGAAAAGTAGAATTGCATTAAGGATAGAGTAGAATAAGATAGTAGTGAGCTTATAAGATGAAATTAGCTGAGTGAGCTATACAAGAACAATAAAATTTGATTCCAGTGTATTTGGAATCGAACAAGAAACACTATACTTTCAATTGTTTGGTCATTATTTAAACACCGCAATTGTATTTCAAGGATAGTCGGTTTGGATTTCATGAGATATAgttactcttttttttaatgcattaTTTGTTTGGAAGTACTATAGTGCATATATACTGATTTAACACCGATGAATCTTTTCATTTAGTCATTTCAAGATCTTTTCACATGGAAGTTTCTGGGGTGTACTCGtgatcatcttcttcttcttcattccaCTCAGTACACACTCACTGTAACCACAGTAGAGAAGAACATGGGCTCCATAATCcattcataatatatattaatatatacattaagaattaaccctttttttttaaaatataatagaatTATTACAATCATACAATTTGTATCTGCGGTcaccaaattaaaattaattggtgTAATGTAATTGTAATCTATCTTTCCTCATATCATCATTAATATTAATATCATATATTATCGCTCTTTGTGTGGTTGTGGGGTACCAACTACtactaataatagtaataataatggtGTAATATATATCTGAGTCGACTGGCCCCAATTGATAAGAATGCGAAAGACGAAAGGCAATGAATAAGACGTTAGAAATGGGTTTCGGAACGATGCCGTTTTGGAGCAGAAAACAGTCTCATATAGTCACAATAGCAATGCCTTATTTATCTCTGCTCTGCCAGTGTAGTATATAGTGTAACGTATGTGATAAGTTGTGTTGccaactaattaaaaaaactcATAAAAAAGTTAACACGTGTGTCCCTGAGACGACACGTGGAGAAAAGAAgaggtttttttttataagataaGCACGGGATTTGGTGCGGCGGAGAAGGAGTGCCTAAACGACACGTCGCAAAgctgaaaagaaagaaagaaaagagagataGACACTTTCTGGCGCGAAGCTCAAGGTTTCAACTTCGACTGTTTATTATTATGAGTGAAACTGTCAAAATTGGGTGGGATTGGATTCCTGGGTTTGTGACGCCTACCACGTATTTGTTTGTTTGGTTCTACAGAGCTTCTTCTACTCcacttttactttttcttttaccATAATTGTTTATATTCTGATTTTATATTATCTATGGTAGTGGATCGCACCCCCTAACCAAATCTGTAAAACGCTGTTCTTTcgtttctttaatttctttattctCAAAAGGAGAGGATATGTGctgttaattttatttctttttatttttttttctttctttcttttataaCAATTTGGGATATACAACCAAAATTGTTAAATTCAAAAAGCTAACTCCATTCAATCCaaacttaaatatcttaaacctttaaattattggtaaaaatattttgtaatgTAATATGTGTAATACAATTACATAtcgttttaaaaatattatataatatttatataaaaaaaattagtatatagtgtaattgaaaattaaaattgtgataatattttaaataataaaatgattgttaaaattttatgttaatttggcCCAAAGTGGATAATTACTCAGtctatttataagaaaatacaaAATCAGACAGATAATCTGTTTTTCACATTGCTCCTCAGTGATGAATCTTAACGACTACTCCTGAATAATGATTTTACACTTTACAAGAAAACAACGTGAACTTAAGAAGGATAGCCTTAGGGATCATTCGAGAACAAAATACGAAGAGGCGCTCGGTACCACTTTTCATCTCGGAGGCACCTACGTAGCGCTCCTATAACACGA is a window from the Cannabis sativa cultivar Pink pepper isolate KNU-18-1 chromosome 1, ASM2916894v1, whole genome shotgun sequence genome containing:
- the LOC115707701 gene encoding cationic amino acid transporter 7, chloroplastic, yielding MESRGSSFSSCRTYFRALTQTPARLARRAGSVSTSYEEMSQVRARSGSNMIKSLRWFDLVGFGIGGMVGAGVFVTTGRASRLYCGPAVVLSYAIAGVCALLSAFCYTEFAVDMPVAGGAFSYLRVTFGEFAAFITGANLVMDYVMSNAAVARGFTAYLGTAIGVPVTKWRIVVACLPDGFNEIDIVAVLVVLMVTFVICYSTRESSMLNMVLTALHIVFILFVIVLGFWKGDWKNFTEPADPIHHPSGFSPYGVSGVFNGAAMVYLSYIGYDAVSTMAEEVRNPVKDIPIGVSGSVIIVTVLYCLMAASMSKLLPYDLIDAEAPFAAAFSRQSDGWKWASNVIGVGASFGILTSLLVSMLGQARYMCVIGRSNVVPAWFAKIHPKTSTPVNASAFLGIFTALIALFTDLNVLLNLVSIGTLFVFYMVANAVIYRRYVAVGTTNPWPTLSFLCSFSLTSILFTLIWQFAPPGKPKAIMLVFSALVAIAMLQIFYCMVPQARKPEFWGVPFMPWIPSTSIFLNIFLLGSLDGPSYVRFAFFSALAVLVYVFYSVHASFDAEGDGALSVKNVEIHLETTEDKSQDNSVKV